Proteins encoded by one window of Paroedura picta isolate Pp20150507F chromosome 9, Ppicta_v3.0, whole genome shotgun sequence:
- the ABRA gene encoding actin-binding Rho-activating protein, with protein sequence MPPEEHQDAGPAKRAIKKIRTASLVISLARGWQQWATDHYTKQAEEPTGWVPSEEKPLSIPSKERIYPKQSTLIKKDQAKEDAKVPSEDESPKGNEGQNPSESEEALQKLRIRSKEVTKTVVSKIYEKGSGINFLSDKYEKDSKQLETDKSSEDLRNIDKLLSGKMSPTRRRKCSNLVSELTKGWKQIEQEDKAPEMDLCHCRSDSLDTEDSGFGGDSEDRLDPEDGSQESVSAIRIKRPTSTLANRNLKASKKYSPVHNLRGRWEDWADDHVLTQKLNPFSEEFDYELAMTTRLHKGDEGYGRPKEGTKTAERAKRAEAHIYREMKDLCFIIRTMASFRRDGKAQVTFGDLFERYVRISDKVVGILMRARKHGMVSFEGEMLWQGRDDNVIITLLE encoded by the exons ATGCCACCTGAAGAGCACCAGGATGCTGGCCCTGCCAAAAGGGCCATCAAAAAGATCAGGACGGCTAGCCTCGTCATCAGCTTAGCCCGGGGCTGGCAGCAATGGGCAACTGATCACTATACGAAACAAGCCGAGGAACCCACTGGATGGGTACCCAGCGAGGAGAAGCCACTAAGCATTCCATCCAAAGAGAGAATATACCCCAAACAGTCTACTTTAATCAAGAAAGACCAAGCAAAGGAAGATGCAAAAGTTCCATCAGAAGACGAGTCACCAAAAGGAAATGAAGGACAGAATCCAAGTGAATCCGAAGAAGCCCTCCAGAAACTTCGCATTCGGAGCAAAGAAGTGACCAAAACAGTTGTAAGCAAAATCTATGAAAAAGGCAGTGGTATTAATTTTCTCAGCGACAAATATGAAAAAGATAGCAAGCAACTGGAGACAGACAAGAGTTCCGAGGACCTCAGAAACATTGACAAACTCCTTAGTGGCAAAATGTCTCCTACAAGAAGGAGAAAATGTTCTAACTTGGTATCAGAGCTGACTAAGGGATGGAAGCAGATCGAACAGGAGGACAAAGCCCCAGAAATGGACCTATGTCATTGTCGCAGTGACAGTCTGGATACTGAAGATAGTGGCTTTGGGGGAGACTCTGAGGATAGGCTTGATCCTGAAGACGGTAGCCAAGAAAGTGTGAGTGCCATAAGGATAAAACGTCCCACATCAACACT cGCAAACAGAAACCTCAAAGCCTCTAAAAAATACAGCCCCGTTCACAATTTGAGGGGCAGATGGGAAGACTGGGCAGACGACCATGTTTTGACTCAAAAGCTGAACCCTTTCAGTGAAGAATTTGACTATGAGCTTGCCATGACTACTCGCCTGCACAAAGGAGACGAGGGCTACGGTCGCCCCAAAGAGGGCACGAAAACTGCGGAAAGGGCCAAGAGAGCCGAGGCCCACATCTACCGAGAAATGAAAGACCTGTGCTTCATCATCCGAACAATGGCCTCTTTCCGTCGCGATGGCAAAGCTCAGGTCACTTTTGGCGACTTGTTTGAAAGATACGTCCGTATTTCGGATAAGGTGGTTGGAATACTCATGAGGGCCCGGAAACACGGGATGGTGAGCTTCGAAGGAGAAATGCTGTGGCAAGGCCGGGATGATAATGTGATAATAACTTTGTTAGAATAA